A section of the Meles meles chromosome 8, mMelMel3.1 paternal haplotype, whole genome shotgun sequence genome encodes:
- the LOC123948274 gene encoding mucin-2-like, whose product MGLPLALLVAVGLALSSPGAAELQREGRALNHGHSVCSTWGDFHYKTFDGDVFRFPGGCDYNFVSDCGDSYKEFAVHLKRASGRDGGHPGLEYILLTIKDDTIYLTRQLVVVNGAMVSMPHYSSGLLIEKNDAYTKVYSRAGLTLMWNREDSLMLELDSKFRNRTCGLCGDYNGLQTYSEFLSDGVLFSAVDFGNLQKVHKPEVVCDDPVEDPDPESCSEHRAECEELLAAAAFADCEGLVPRPPFVQACVQDRCRCPDGPSCACSTLAEFSRQCSHAGGRPGNWRTAEFCPKSCPGNMVYLESGSPCMDTCSHLEGSSLCEEHRMDGCFCPEGTVYDDIAGRGCVPVTHCHCRLHGHLYPPGRRLSSGCEECVCTAGRWVCEDLPCPGTCALEGGSHITTFDGKRFTFHGDCYYVLIKSDHNDSYALLGELAPCGSTDKQTCLKTVVLLADDRKNVVAFQSDGSVLLNEQRVNLPHVTASLSVFRPSSRHLLVSTAVGLRLQVQLEPVMQLFVTLDQAAQGRVQGLCGNFNGLEGDDFRTAGGLVEATGAGFANTWKAQSSCHDKLDWLDDPCALSIESANYAEHWCSLLKKTETPFGRCHSAVDPSDYYKRCKYDACTCQNSEGCMCAALSSYARACAAKGVLLWGWREQVCNEDVGSCPNSQVFLYNLTTCQPTCRSLSEADAHCPQGFAPVDGCGCPDGTLLDEKGRCVPLAQCSCYHHGLYLEAGEVVLRQEERCVCRNGRLHCRQVRLLGQSCSAPKIYVDCSNLTALTVQSSRPTSCQTRAAGHYQTVCVSGCVCPDGLLDDGRGGCVKEDECPCMHNKDVYSPGDKVKVDCNTCTCQRGRWACTESLCHGSCSIYGSGHYVTFDGKHYDFDGHCSYVAAQDYCGRNASSGSFSIITENVPCGTTGVTCSKAIKIFLGRTELKLEDKHRLVIQRDTGHHVAYTTREVGQYLVVEASIGVIVIWDKKTTIFIKLAPSYKGTVCGLCGNFDQRSSNDFTTRDHMVVDSELDFGNSWKEAPTCPDVSVTPDPCARNPHRLSWAEKQCSIIKSSVFSVCHSKVDPKPFYEACVHDSCSCDTGGDCECFCSAVASYAQECTKEGACVFWRTPDLCPIFCDYYNPPDECEWHYEPCGNRSFETCRTVNGIHSNISVSYLEGCYPRCPENRPIYDEDLKQCVTADDCGCYVGDTHYPPETPVPSEDDCQSCVCTNASKVVCQPEEGKILNYTQDGFFCYWEICGPNGTVERHFNICASTTSRPPSSTIPVTTATATTTPTPSAPPAPSTGPTSTPETPGPCCFWSDWINENHPSPHSDGGDRETFEGVCRAPEDIECRLAVEPHLSWEQAGQKAQCNVTFGFVCYNEDQFGNGPFELCYDYEIRVNCCVPMEECPPSTTTAATPAPTTTSTSTRTPEPPTTTPTATTTPTATPTPSPTATPTATPTTTLTTTPTATPTTTPTPSPTTTPTATPTTTPTTTPTPSPTTTPTATPTTTPTTTLTTTPTATPTPSPTTTPTTTPTATPTPSPTTTPTTTPIATPTTTPTPTPTATPTTTPTATPTTTPTHTPTTTTTGTEPPTTSTTTPIPPCVPQCNWTGWVDSGKPNPSRPGGDTESIQGLCEEGWAANISCRAVMFPHIPIEELGQNVVCDLSVGLVCRNEDQKPGGIMPPICLNYEINVECCVLPDHCISTPPPGSTPTLNPTMTMTTTTETTTPTPTTTTTTGTPTTTPIITTTMGTPTWTPTISTTTGTETTTPTPTTTTTTTTTVIPASTPTISSSSGSTPTESTTLLTSTTATVEISSTLSPSPPTEPKGTTTGGTSASPPPSAGSSTPGPQSSGPTSSKTTPASETTTGPPSPTPGSPSTPAPTTASTTTTGTPTPPVPSRPPAAGTTTSPVPTPTVTPISTPSVSVSTGPVPSSSQVRCCVLNETYFAPGEMVYNGTHGDTCYYANCSVSCTIEIFNWSCPSTPSPGPTPSKPTPASTPKPPTPTASSTVATTTPPACPDFDPPRQENEKWLLCNCTMAICKFNNTVELVEVECKVPPEPTCANGLRPTLVHSPDECCPHWECDCYCTGWGDPHYVTFDGLYYSYQGNCTYVLVEEITPTLGNFGVYIDNYHCDVRDRVSCPRTLIVRYQSQEVLVKTLQMMPIKVQVQVNRQVVALPYMKNELLVYQSGINYVVEISKLGALVTYNGLSFSITLPHRLFGNNTKGQCGTCTNNTADDCVLPSGEVVSDCELAADQWVVNDPSKPHCPHSSVTTKRPAITPPGGSTTSRKDCVSPLCELIRDSLFAPCHAVVPPKHYYEACVFDSCFVPGSGLECASLQAYAALCAQTNICVDWRNHTHGACSMTCPPHREYRACGPADEPSCESSAAAVRSTAQKNARLVEGCFCPEGTMNYAPGFDVCVEMCGCVGPDDVPRKFGEHFEFDCKDCVCLEGGRGIICEPRECRQEPVTCTEDGTYLVTEVNPADTCCNITSCKCNTSLCKGKPPKCPLGFDVSSETRPGKCCPSYSCVPKGVCVHGNAEYQPGSPVYSSKCEDCVCTNRTDSSSQLNVISCTHVHCEDTCSPGFERVDVPGQCCGQCQQTHCIVKRPGAETVILKPGDIRHDPTNNCTFFSCVGIHNQLISSVSNITCPDFDPSTCLPGSITLMPNGCCRKCIPRNETRIFCSTIPMTKEISHAGCTKTVVMNSCSGSCGTSVKYSAEAQALDHQCSCCKEGRTSQREVELSCPDGSSRKHSYTHIESCSCQDTVCGLPRAQRRAPGRERRASPRGLHPGRD is encoded by the exons ATGGGGCTGCCGCTCGCCCTCCTGGTGGCCGTCGGCCTGGCCCTGAGCTCCCCCGGGGCCGCAGAGCTCCAGAGAG AGGGCAGGGCCCTGAACCACGGCCACAGCGTCTGCAGCACTTGGGGGGACTTCCACTACAAGACCTTCGACGGCGACGTCTTCCGCTTCCCCGGCGGGTGCGACTACAACTTCGTGTCCGACTGCGGGGACTCCTACAAGGAGTTCGCAGTGCACCTGAAGCGGGCCTCCGGCCGCGACGGGGGGCACCCCGGGCTCGAGTACATCCTGCTGACCATCAAGGACGACACCATCTACCTCACCCGCCAGCTGGTTGTAGTGAACGGGGCCAT ggtcaGCATGCCGCACTACAGCTCCGGGCTGCTCATCGAGAAGAACGACGCCTACACCAAGGTCTACTCCCGCGCGGGACTCACCCTCATGTGGAACCGCGAGGACTCCCTCATG CTGGAGTTGGACAGCAAGTTCCGGAACCGCACGTGCGGCCTCTGCGGGGACTACAACGGCCTGCAGACCTACTCCGAGTTCCTGTCTGACG GCGTGCTCTTCAGCGCCGTCGACTTCGGGAACCTGCAGAAGGTCCACAAGCCCGAGGTGGTGTGCGACGACCCCGTGGAGGATCCGGACCCCGAGTCCTGCTCCGAGCAC CGCGCCGAGTGCGAGGAGCTGCTGGCGGCCGCGGCCTTCGCGGACTGCGAGGGGCTGGTGCCGCGGCCGCCGTTCGTGCAGGCCTGCGTGCAGGACCGCTGCCGCTGCCCGGACGGCCCCTCCTGCGCCTGCAGCACCCTGGCCGAGTTCTCCCGCCAGTGCTCCCATGCCGGCGGCCGGCCCGGCAACTGGAGGACCGCCGAGTTCTGCC CCAAGAGCTGCCCCGGCAACATGGTTTACCTGGAGAGCGGCTCGCCCTGCATGGACACCTGCTCCCACCTGGAGGGCAGCAGCCTGTGCGAGGAGCACCGCATGGACGGCTGTTTCTGCCCGGAAG GCACCGTGTACGATGACATCGCAGGCCGCGGCTGCGTCCCCGTGACGCACTGTCACTGCAGACTGCACGGGCACCTGTACCCGCCCGGCCGGCGGCTCAGCAGCGGCTGCGAGGAGTG CGTCTGCACCGCCGGCCGCTGGGTGTGTGAAGACTTGCCGTGCCCGGGCACCTGCGCCCTGGAGGGCGGCTCCCACATCACCACCTTCGACGGGAAGAGGTTCACCTTCCACGGGGACTGCTACTACGTGCTGATCAAG AGCGACCACAACGACTCCTACGCCCTCCTGGGTGAGCTGGCCCCCTGCGGCTCCACGGACAAGCAGACTTGCCTGAAGACGGTGGTTCTGTTGGCCGACGACCGGAAGAAC GTCGTGGCCTTCCAGTCGGACGGCAGCGTGCTGCTGAACGAGCAGCGGGTGAACCTGCCCCACGTGACCG CCAGCCTCTCTGTCTTCCGGCCGTCCTCCCGCCACCTCCTGGTCAGCACCGCTGTGGGGCTCAGGCTGCAGGTACAGCTCGAGCCCGTCATGCAGCTCTTCGTGACGCTGGACCAGGCCGCGCAGGGGCGCGTGCAGG GCCTCTGCGGGAACTTCAACGGCCTGGAAGGGGACGACTTCAGGACGGCCGGCGGGCTGGTGGAGGCCACGGGGGCCGGCTTCGCCAACACCTGGAAGGCCCAGTCGAGCTGCCATGACAAGCTGGACTGGCTCGACGACCCCTGCGCCCTCAGCATCGAGAGCG ccaacTACGCCGAGCACTGGTGCTCCCTGCTGAAGAAGACGGAGACTCCCTTCGGCAGGTGCCACTCGGCCGTGGACCCCTCAGACTATTACAAG AGGTGCAAATACGACGCGTGTACCTGCCAGAACAGCGAGGGCTGCATGTGCGCCGCTCTGTCCTCCTACGCCCGCGCCTGCGCTGCCAAGGGTGTCCTGCTGTGGGGCTGGCGGGAGCAAGTCTGCA ACGAGGACGTGGGCTCTTGCCCCAACTCCCAGGTGTTCTTGTACAACCTGACCACCTGCCAGCCCACCTGCCGCTCGCTCTCCGAGGCCGACGCGCACTGCCCGCAGGGCTTCGCGCCCGTGGATGGCTGCGGCTGCCCCGACGGCACCCTCCTGGACGAGAAGGGCCGCTGCGTGCCCCTGGCCCAGTGCTCCTGCTACCACCATGGCCTCTACCTGGAGGCCGGGGAGGTGGTGCTGAGGCAGGAGGAGCGCTG CGTCTGCCGGAACGGGAGACTGCACTGCAGACAGGTCAGGCTGCTCGGCCAGA GCTGCTCGGCCCCAAAGATCTACGTGGACTGCAGCAACCTGACTGCCCTGACCGTCCAGAGCTCGCGGCCCACCAGCTGCCAGACGCGGGCTGCCGGCCAC TATCAGACGGTGTGTGTCAGTGGCTGTGTGTGCCCAGACGGGCTGCTGGATGATGGCCGTGGCGGCTGCGTCAAGGAGGACGAGTGCCCGTGTATGCACAACAAGGACGTGTACTCCCCCGGGGACAAGGTCAAGGTGGACTGCAACACCTG CACCTGCCAGCGAGGGCGCTGGGCGTGCACCGAGTCCCTGTGCCACGGTTCCTGCTCCATCTACGGGAGCGGCCACTACGTCACCTTCGACGGGAAGCACTACGATTTCGACGGGCACTGCTCCTACGTGGCGGCTCAG GACTACTGCGGCCGGAACGCCTCCTCGGGCTCCTTCAGCATCATCACTGAGAACGTCCCCTGTGGCACCACGGGGGTCACCTGCTCCAAGGCCATCAAAATCTTCTTGGGG AGGACGGAGCTGAAGCTGGAGGACAAGCACCGGCTGGTGATTCAGCGGGACACGGGCCACCACGTGGCCTACACCACGCGGGAGGTGGGCCAGTACCTGGTGGTGGAGGCCAGCATCGGCGTCATCGTCATCTGGGACAAGAAGACCACCATCTTCATCAAGCTGGCCCCGTCCTACAAG GGCACCGTGTGCGGGCTGTGCGGGAACTTCGACCAGCGCTCCAGCAACGACTTCACCACGAGGGACCACATGGTGGTGGACAGCGAGCTGGACTTCGGGAACAGCTGGAAGGAGGCCCCCACCTGTCCGGACGTGAGCGTCACCCCGGATCCCTGCGCCCGGAACCCGCACCGCCTCTCCTGGGCTGAGAAGCAATGCAGCATCATCAAGAGCTCCGTCTTCAGTGTCTGTCACAGCAAG GTGGACCCCAAGCCCTTCTACGAGGCCTGTGTCCACGACTCCTGCTCCTGTGACACGGGCGGGGACTGTGAGTGCTTCTGCTCGGCCGTGGCCTCCTACGCTCAGGAGTGTACTAAGGAGGGGGCCTGCGTGTTCTGGAGGACGCCGGACCTGTGCC cCATATTCTGTGACTACTACAACCCCCCAGACGAGTGTGAGTGGCACTATGAGCCCTGTGGGAACCGCAGCTTCGAGACCTGCAGGACCGTCAACGGCATCCACTCCAACATCTCCGTGTCCTACCTGGAGG GCTGCTACCCCCGGTGCCCGGAGAATAGGCCCATCTACGACGAGGACCTGAAGCAGTGCGTCACGGCGGACGACTGTGGCTGCTATGTCGGGGACACCCACTACCCGCCTGAAACACCCGTTCCCAGCGAGGACGACTGCCAGTCCTG CGTGTGTACCAACGCCTCGAAAGTCGTCTGCCAGCCAGAAGAAG GGAAGATTCTCAACTACACCCAGGACGGCTTCTTCTGCTACTGGGAGATCTGTGGCCCCAACGGGACGGTGGAGAGACACTTCAACATCTGCGCATCCACCACCTCCCGGCCGCCTTCCAGCACCATCCCCGTCaccaccgccaccgccaccaccaccccGACTCCCagcgccccccccgcccccagcacag GTCCGACCTCCACCCCAGAAACTCCAG GGCCGTGCTGTTTCTGGTCCGACTGGATCAACGAGAACCACCCCAGCCCGCACAGCGACGGCGGAGACCGGGAGACCTTCGAGGGCGTCTGCAGGGCCCCTGAGGACATCGAGTGCAGGCTGGCTGTGGAGCCCCACCTCAGCTGGGAGCAGGCGGGCCAGAAGGCGCAGTGCAACGTCACCTTCGGCTTCGTTTGCTACAATGAAGACCAGTTTGGAAACGGGCCATTTGAGCTCTGTTACGACTACGAGATTCGTGTCAATTGCTGTGTGCCGATGGAGGAGTGTCCTCCGTCCACAACCACGGCCGCCACgcccgcccccaccaccacctccacctCCACGCGCACGCCAGAACCCCCCACCACCACGCCCACCGCCACCACCACGCCCACCGCCACGCCCACCCCCTCGCCGACCGCCACGCCCACCGCCACGCCGACTACCACGCTGACCACCACGCCCACCGCCACGCCGACCACCACGCCCACCCCCTCGCCGACCACCACGCCCACCGCCACGCCGACCACCACGCCCACCACCACGCCCACCCCCTCACCGACCACCACGCCCACCGCCACGCCGACCACCACGCCCACCACCACGCTGACAACCACGCCCACCGCCACGCCCACCCCCTCACCGACCACCACACCAACCACCACGCCCACCGCCACGCCAACCCCCTCGCCGACCACCACGCCGACAACCACGCCCATCGCCACACCGACCACCACTCCCACACCAACGCCCACTGCCACGCCCACCACCACGCCCACCGCCACGCCGACCACCACGCCCACCCACacgcccaccaccaccaccacaggcACAGAGCCCCcgaccaccagcaccaccacacCTATCCCTCCGTGTGTGCCTCAGTGCAACTGGACGGGCTGGGTGGATTCTGGTAAACCGAACCCTTCCAGACCGGGTGGAGATACTGAATCGATTCAGGGCCTCTGTGAAGAAGGCTGGGCAGCCAACATCTCCTGCAGAGCTGTGATGTTTCCCCACATTCCCATCGAAGAGCTTGGGCAAAACGTGGTGTGCGACCTCTCTGTTGGGCTGGTGTGCAGAAATGAAGACCAGAAGCCAGGGGGCATCATGCCGCCCATCTGCCTCAACTATGAGATCAATGTCGAATGCTGTGTATTGCCGGACCACTGTATTTCCACGCCGCCTCCTGGCAGCACGCCGACCTTGAACCCCACGATGACTATGACTACAACCACGGAAACCACGACC CCGACCCCAACCACAACCACGACCACGGGCACCCCAACCACCACTCCCATTATCACCACCACCATGGGCACCCCGACTTGGACCCccaccatcagcaccaccacGGGCACCGAGACCACAACGCCCACCCCGACCACCACGACCAC CACGACCACCACCGTGATCCCGGCTTCGACCCCCACCATCAGCAGCAGCTCGGGCTCTACACCCACAG AATCAACTACGCTTCTGACCAGCACGACAGCCACCGTGGAGATTTCCAGCACACTCTCGCCCTCTCCTCCAACTGAACCGAAGGGTACTACCACCGGGGGCACCTCGGCCTCTCCTCCGCCCTCGGCTGGGAGCAGCACTCCAG GCCCGCAGAGCTCTGGTCCCACCTCCTCGAAGACCACGCCTGCCAGCGAGACCACCACTGGGCCCCCCTCACCCACCCCGGGAAGCCCCTCCACACCCGCTCCTACGACTGCGTCCACGACCACCACAGGAACCCCCACGCCGCCCGTGCCTTCCAGGCCCCCGGCCGCCGGCACCACGACCTCCCCCGTGCCCACCCCCActgtgacccccatctccacccccAGCGTCAGTGTGAGCACCGGCCCGGTCCCGTCCTCCAGTCAGGTCCGCTGCTGCGTTTTGAACGAAACGTACTTCGCACCAG GCGAGATGGTGTACAACGGCACGCACGGGGATACCTGCTACTATGCAAACTGCTCGGTGTCCTGCACCATCGAGATCTTCAACTGGTCGTGCCCGTCCACGCCCTCCCCGGGACCCACCCCCTCCAAGCCGACTCCCGCCTCAACACCCAAACCACCCACGCCCACAGCATCCAGCACAGTGGCCACCACCACGCCCCCTGCGTGCCCAGACTTTGATCCTCCCAGACAG GAGAACGAGAAGTGGCTGCTGTGCAACTGCACCATGGCGATCTGCAAGTTCAACAACACCGTGGAGCTCGTGGAGGTGGAGTGCAAGGTCCCGCCCGAGCCCACCTGCGCCAACGGGCTGCGGCCCACGCTCGTCCACAGCCCCGACGAGTGCTGCCCGCACTGGGAGTGCGACT GCTACTGCACAGGCTGGGGGGACCCGCACTACGTCACGTTCGACGGGCTGTACTACAGCTACCAAGGGAACTGCACGTACGTGCTCGTGGAGGAGATCACCCCTACGCTCGGCAACTTCGGCGTCTACATCGACAACTACCACTGTGATGTCCGCGACCGGGTGTCCTGCCCCCGCACCCTCATCGTGCGCTACCAGTCCCAGGAGGTTCTCGTCAAGACCCTGCAAATGATGCCCATCAAGGTCCAG GTGCAGGTCAACAGGCAGGTCGTGGCGCTGCCCTACATGAAGAATGAGCTGCTCGTGTACCAGTCGGGCATCAACTACGTGGTGGAGATCTCCAAGCTGGGCGCCCTCGTCACCTACAACGGCCTTTCCTTCTCCATCACGCTGCCCCACCGCCTGTTTGGCAACAATACCAAGGGCCAGTGCG GCACGTGCACCAACAACACCGCGGACGACTGTGTGCTGCCCAGCGGGGAGGTCGTGTCCGACTGCGAGTTGGCGGCTGACCAGTGGGTGGTGAACGACCCCTCCAAGCCACACTGTCCGCACAGCAGCGTCACCACCAAGCGTCCGGCCATCACGCCGCCGGGGGGCAGCACCACCTCCCGCAAGGACTGCGTCTCTCCTCTCTGCGAGCTCATCAGAGACAG cttgTTTGCCCCGTGCCATGCCGTGGTGCCCCCCAAGCACTACTACGAGGCCTGCGTGTTCGACAGCTGCTTTGTGCCCGGGTCGGGCCTGGAGTGCGCCAGCCTGCAGGCCTACGCCGCCCTCTGCGCCCAGACCAACATCTGTGTGGACTGGAGGAACCACACCCACGGGGCCTGCT CGATGACGTGCCCGCCTCACCGGGAGTACCGGGCCTGTGGCCCCGCAGACGAGCCCTCCTGCGAGTCTAGTGCAGCAGCTGTAAG GTCCACAGCGCAGAAGAATGCCCGCCTGGTGGAAGGCTGCTTCTGTCCTGAGGGCACCATGAACTACGCCCCAGGCTTCGACGTCTGCGTGGAGATGTGTG gcTGCGTGGGACCTGATGACGTGCCCAGAAAG TTCGGAGAGCACTTTGAGTTCGACTGCAAGGACTGCGTGTGCCTGGAGGGTGGCCGTGGCATCATCTGCGAGCCCAGGGAGTGCCGCCAGGAGCCAGTCACGTGCACGGAGGACGGCACCTACCTGGTCACTGAGGTCAACCCCGCGGACACCTGCTGCAACATCACGTCCTGCA AGTGCAACACCAGCTTGTGCAAGGGGAAGCCGCCCAAGTGCCCGCTGGGCTTCGACGTGAGCAGCGAGACCAGACCCGGGAAGTGCTGCCCGTCCTACTCTTGTG TGCCCAAGGGGGTGTGCGTTCACGGCAATGCTGAGTACCAG CCCGGGTCCCCAGTGTACTCCTCCAAGTGCGAGGACTGCGTCTGCACCAACCGCACGGACAGCAGCTCGCAGCTCAACGTCATCTCCTGCACCCACGTGCACTGCGAGGACACCTGCAGCCCC GGCTTCGAGCGGGTGGACGTGCCCGGGCAGTGCTGCGGCCAGTGCCAGCAGACCCACTGCATCGTCAAGAGACCCGGCGCCGAGACCGTCATCCTGAAG CCCGGGGACATACGTCACGACCCCACCAACAACTGCACCTTCTTCAGCTGCGTGGGCATCCACAACCAGCTCATCTCCTCCGTGTCCAACATCACCTGCCCCGACTTCGACCCCAGCACCTGCCTCCCA gGCTCCATCACGCTCATGCCCAATGGATGCTGCAGGAAGT GCATCCCTCGGAATGAGACCAGGATCTTCTGCTCCACCATCCCCATGACCAAGGAAATTTCTCACGCCGGCTGCACCAAGACAGTCGTCATGAATTCCTGCTCGGGGTCCTGCGGGACCTCCGTCAA gtaCTCGGCCGAGGCCCAGGCCCTGGACCACCAGTGCTCCTGCTGCAAGGAGGGGCGCACCAGCCAGCGGGAGGTCGAGCTGAGCTGCCCGGACGGCAGCTCGCGGAAGCACAGCTACACCCACATCGAGAGCTGCTCCTGCCAGGACACCGTGTGCGGGCTCCCGCGGGCTCAGCGCAGGGCCCCCGGCCGAGAGCGGCGCGCCAGCCCCCGGGGCCTGCACCCGGGGAGGGACTGA
- the LOC123948275 gene encoding histidine-rich glycoprotein-like, whose product MLCIAGPLYFHAASWQHADLEPHDDYDYNHGNHDPDPNHNHDHGHPNHHSHYHHHHGHPDLDPHHQHHHGHRDHNAHPDHHDHHDHHRDPSFDQHHQHHHGHRDHNAHPDHHDHHDHHRDPSFDQHHQHHHGHRDHNAHTNHHDNHRDRGFDHHHQHHHGHRDHNAHPDHPDHHDHHRDPSFDQHHQHHHGHRDHNAHPDHHDHHDHHRDPSFDQYHQHHHGHRDHNAHPDHHDHHDHHRDPSFDQYHQHHHGHRDHNAHPDNHDHHRDPSFDQHHQHHHGHRDHNAHTNHHDNHRDRGFDHHHQHHHGHRDHNAHPDHPDHHDHHRDPSFDQHHQHHHGHRDHNAHPDHHDHHRDPSFDQHHQHHHGHRDHNAHPDHHDHHDHHRDPSFDQYHQHHHGHRDHNAHPEHHDHHRDPSFDQYHQHHHGHRDHNAHPDHSDHHDHHRDPSFDQHHQHHHGHRDHNAHPDHHAHHADHRDPVFDPHHQHHHGH is encoded by the exons ATGCTGTGTATTGCCGGACCACTGTATTTCCACGCCGCCTCCTGGCAGCACGCCGACCTTGAACCCCACGATGACTATGACTACAACCACGGAAACCACGACC CCGACCCCAACCACAACCACGACCACGGGCACCCCAACCACCACTCCCATTATCACCACCACCATGGGCACCCCGACTTGGACCCccaccatcagcaccaccacGGGCACCGAGACCACAACGCCCACCCCGACCACCACGACCACCACGACCACCACCGTGATCCCAGCTTCGACCAGCACCATCAGCACCACCACGGGCACCGAGACCACAACGCCCACCCCGACCACCACGACCACCACGACCACCACCGTGATCCCAGCTTCGACCAGCACCATCAGCACCACCACGGGCACCGAGACCACAACGCCCACACCAACCACCACGACAACCACCGTGATCGCGGCTTCGACCAccaccatcagcaccaccacGGGCACCGAGACCACAACGCCCACCCCGACCACCCCGACCACCACGACCACCACCGTGATCCCAGCTTCGACCAGCACCATCAGCACCACCACGGGCACCGAGACCACAACGCCCACCCCGACCACCACGAC CACCACGACCACCACCGTGATCCCAGCTTCGACCAGTACCATCAGCACCACCACGGGCACCGAGACCACAACGCCCACCCCGACCACCACGACCACCACGACCACCACCGTGATCCCAGCTTCGACCAGTACCATCAGCACCACCACGGGCACCGAGACCACAACGCCCACCCCGACAACCATGACCACCACCGTGATCCCAGCTTCGACCAGCACCATCAGCACCACCACGGGCACCGAGACCACAACGCCCACACCAACCACCACGACAACCACCGTGATCGCGGCTTCGACCAccaccatcagcaccaccacGGGCACCGAGACCACAACGCCCACCCCGACCACCCCGACCACCACGACCACCACCGTGATCCCAGCTTCGACCAGCACCATCAGCACCACCACGGGCACCGAGACCACAACGCCCACCCCGACCACCACGACCACCACCGTGATCCCAGCTTCGACCAGCACCATCAGCACCACCACGGGCACCGAGACCACAACGCCCACCCCGACCACCACGACCACCACGACCACCACCGTGATCCCAGCTTCGACCAGTACCATCAGCACCACCACGGGCACCGAGACCACAACGCCCATCCCGAGCACCACGACCACCACCGTGATCCCAGCTTCGACCAGTACCATCAGCACCACCACGGGCACCGAGACCACAACGCCCACCCCGACCACTCTGATCACCACGACCACCACCGTGATCCCAGCTTCGACCAGCACCATCAGCACCACCACGGGCACCGAGACCACAACGCCCACCCCGACCACCACGCCCACCACGCCGACCACCGTGATCCCGTCTTCGACCCccaccatcagcaccaccacGGGCACTGA